The segment GCTGCAAAACCTTACCTGCCTTTAATCGTATTGAAAATAGCTTCTTCCAGCTGTCAGCATAATTCTTTTCCAGCTCAAGCCTGTTTATTTTTCCTGATAAGTAATCTTCCAGTAAATGGAAGCAGATAGATGCTGCATGCAACGCCATACTCATTCCGTTGCCGCAAAGTGGCGCCACTAATCCGGCAGCATCTCCCAGCATCAGTATATTATTTTCAACCGGCAACTTACGCCCGAAATTCACCTGTGAAATGGTAATCGGATCTTTAACAAGAAAAGCTGACCGCATGCTGAATATCCGCGCGAGAAAAGGATTCTTTGCAAGTAAATGTTCTTCCATCTTACGGATATCACCATCAAATTTCTTTAAGTTACCGGCTTTTGTAAGGTAACATAAGCAATATGCAGATCCCTCAACTTTTGACAAACCGCAATATCCACCGTCAAAATTATGCAGTTGAATTACTTCTGCTGGCAAATCCGAACTGATATGATACTTCACTCCCACCCAGTTTGAATCCGTCAGAGAGGTGTTCGGCTGCATATTGCGATGAAGCTTTTTATCCAGGTTAGACCGTTTTCCAAAAGCGCCAACTGCAGTTTTGCCAAATAGAATTTTACCGCCTGCCATCACGCTAAACCCATTTCCTTGCCATTCACAGTCTTCCACCTTACATTGTTCCATAAGATTAACCCCTTTGGAACGGGCAATAGCGGCAAGCGTGGCATCCAGCAAATAGCGGCTGATGCCAAATCCACCCGGGTCAAGCGTATGCGTTAGCACCTTTCCCCGGAGGGTAGAAACCTGCAATTTATTGATGACGGGCAATTGCATAGCACTTAACGGCATACCAATTCGCTGCAGGTATTGCCATGATTCCATAGCGACATATTCGCCGCAAACACGATGAAAGGGATATTTGTTTCGTTCAAAAACGACGACTTGCCGGCCTGCTTCAGCCAATTGAATGGAAAGGGAAAGTCCCGCAAGGCCCCCTCCCATAATAATCGTGTCAAATGTTTCCGCCATCAATTTGTATTAGCAGGCAATTTTGAACGAAGGGATATTTTTATCTTTTGAAAACGACCAGGTAACGAAAAGCCCACTCCCAACTGACGCTGGCATTGGCAACCAATGCTTCAGACAACAGTTCATACCATTCTTCTCGTTGAAAACCCCTTAAAACAGATAACGGTGCATCATGCTTAACCAGGTAGGATGATGAAAACAGCTGCGTGAGCCATTGAATACTATAGTAGGCGAATACATGACGTTGCAAATCATTGATAAGAAATCCAATTCTCACTGTATCATGCATTAACCTTAACAATTGCGCAACCTGTTGATCAGTGAAATGATGTGTCAGTAGTGTCTGCATGATTACATCATAGCTGTTACCTTGCTCGAGGTGCGTAAATATATCTCCCTGCAATAAAGAGATTTCAGGGTAATCACGACAATTTTGTTGCGCATACCTAATTGCTGCGGCACTGAGATCTATTCCCGTCAGTTGCAGCTTAACCTTGTTTTTTCGTCCCCACATGGCAACAACTTTCAGCATATCACCGCCACCACAGCCTGCATCCAGCACTGACAGTACTTTATCTTTTTCGACAAATACTTTAAGCCCTTTCAGCGTAATCCGGTAACCTCCAAGCCACCGATTGATAAAATGTAATTCTTTGTAATTAAGAAACAGGTCATCATCCGGCAATGCAGTGCCATCCATTAGTTCAGGACCGCTATGGCGATGTTCCCATTTTTTCATCACGTGATGACAGGTTGAAGCATAGCTGTTTCAATGGTAAGGCCCGGGCCGAAGCCCGCTGCGAAAATCTTCTCTTTCTTTTTCCATTGCAGTTTCTCCTGCATGATCATCTTCAAAACAAAAGCGATTGACGGCGACGACATATTTCCAAAACTCCGCAACACTGCGTAAGATTCTTTCAGGTTATGGTTTGACAACTGCATTCCGCGCTGAACAGCTTCCAATATTTTACGGCCGCCGGGATGAATTGCCCAATGTGTCACTTTGGATCGCTTGCTGCCGAAGCTCAACATTGCCTCTTTCATCAAATGGTTTGAATGCTCTTCAATCAGTTGCGGCACCATCGAATCGAGTCTCATTAAAAAGCCCATCTCAGCAGGTTTCCATGTCATCATCTCTGCCCCTTCATGAATGACTCTGGAGTAAAAACTGTTAAGCCTGAGTGCTGGCACAGTCAGCTGTCGGCATTTTCGCCCGGATGTGATTAGCATAGCGGCTGCACCATCTGCAAACAATGAATTCACCACCATATTCTGACTATCCATTTCAGGCTGGAAATGCAATGAACATAATTCAACCATAACAATCATAACCATTGCAGCTTCATCTGAACGACAGATAGCATCAGCAATCTTCAGGGCATGGAAGGCCGCATAGCAACCCATAAAATTGACGCTTGTGCGGTGCACAGTTCCCGGCAGTGACAATTCCTGCATCAGTTGCAAATCCAGGCCAGGTGCCGACATGCCTGTGCAGCTTACCGTTATCAGATGTGTTACAGGCAACAGTCGCTTTGCATCTGTTACCCTCAATTGCTGCAGGCAATATGTTGCAGCTTTTGCGGCCAGCCTAATGGCTTCTTCTCCATAAATTTGGAGACGGTTGGTAAGCACTGGGTTTTGTTGTGGGTCAATAAACAGGCGGGGCTTTTTTCCGTCTGCAAAGAAATCCGGCAGCACACTGTGCCTGAATTCAATGCCACTCCTGTTATAGATAACTGACAACTTGCGTGACGATTCATCATCAGTTCCAAAAAAGCGGATCATAAAATCAGCGATTGCCTGCTGACGATAGCGATTATCAGGCACTGCTGTACCAATCGATACGATCAGACTCCCATTGCTTTTTTTCTTCTTCATATAGCTTTCAGCGGGCAAGCTATGAAAAAGAGCTGAGCCTCAGGCACAACGAAGCAATTATGCCGTATTTCAGCTGCTGAGAAGCAGCATCAGCACACAACGTATAACGGATAAGCAAGTCAGTTTCTGCAGTTATGCTCCATTGATTTTAACCAGCATTGCAAAAAAGCGCAATTGATTCTTTCGCAATAGCAACTTTTCATTCCAGCAATGACACTCTTTGATTGTGTCATACAATTCAAATAAAAAATCCAGCTTATTTTTATGGCATACAAAGCAAAGTAAAGGAGCTATGAAAGAGAAAACACCGGAAGAATGGAAAGTAATACTGGACCCCGAAAGTTACTATGTGCTGAGGGAAAAGGGAACCGAGCGCCCTTTTACAGGTAAATACAATAAGCACAATGATGCAGGAACTTATATTTGCAAAGGTTGCGGAACCGAACTTTTCTCATCAGCCACGAAGTATGATTCAGGATGTGGCTGGCCCAGCTTTTTTGATGCTCTCGATAATGGGATGATTCATACTAACACAGATTACAGCCATGGCATGATCCGCAAAGAAATTACCTGTGCAAATTGCGGCGGACACCTTGGTCATGTATTCGATGATGGTCCTAACCCAACCGGTACCAGGTATTGTGTTAATTCTTTATCGCTGGATTTCAAACAAGAAGAGAAAGAATAGTAGACCAGAAATACAAAATTGTACCTCCGGCCTGAGTTTGTTCCACGGTTAAACTGTTTATTAGTGCTTTCCTTCGTCTTTCTTGCAACACATTGGCAAGGACTGGTAAGCAGATGGATCAGCTTTCACTTCATCGGCATCATAACCGCTTTTAGCGACTGCTTGCTTGATTGTTTCCGGAGTAGTTTTCCCAACGGCGTATTCAACCATGAGCTTTTTGTCGGTTAAATTAAGTTCCGCTTGCTTAATTCCTTTTAAATCTTTCACCGCTGATTCAATCCGCTCTTTGCATTCGCCACAAACGGCAGATGTCTGGATATAAATTATTTCAGTCTTCTTTTTTGCGTCGTCAGCCATAATCAGTGATGGGAGTAACAGCAATAAAAACAAGGGGGCCACAATTTTTAAATTTCTCATTTTGACGTTGAATTTTAAAGGTGAATAATCAATGTAATATTAAGTTAAATGATGCTCTTAACCCGGTTATTTGAGTGAGAAACGGATGCCGGCATAAATGGTTCTGCCAGTTATCGGGCCCCAAACTATTGAGGTATCGAAATATGGCCCAAATGGATCATCAGCCGCGATTATCCGATCCTCCTGAACGTAGTTGCCGAGATTTTCGCCACCTAAGTAAAATTCCCATGATTTGAGCAGGTAAGTAACCTGGCCCAGCAGGCGGAAGTAGGAAGGTGACTCTGCGGGTGCCTGGTACATCGCAGGATTGACTTGCGTATCCGGCAATCGTTGCATACCAACCCATTGAGTTGTAGAGCTGACTTCCCAATGCTTATTGCGCGATTTATAAGTTATGGTTAATAAGGCCCTGTGCCTGGGCACCAGGGGAACAATCTTCAGCTCATCGCCAAATGTCTGTTCAACATTATTAAATTTATAAGCAAGACGGGTATTGAATCCGTGAAACCATTCATAGCTGACATCAGCCTGCAGACTGTTGGAATAAGAAGCGCCCGTAAGATTATAGAAATATACCTTCGACGGATCAGTGTCAACATCAACGATCACCTGGTTGGTAAAATCAGTTCGGTAAAGATCAATACTGAATGCACCTTCATGCACCCCGGCAAAAAAATTATGGGTAAAATTCAGTCCGTAATTCCAGGCGCGTTCGGGCTTAAGCTCACCGGTTATAGTCCACTCTCTTGCGCTGGCCATATACGCCGAATTCTCCGCAAAGATATTGGCTATGCGTAATCCGTTGCCTATTGAAGCGCGCACTGCTGAAGAAGGCCCGATACTATACCTGGCATGCAGGCGGCCTGTAAAAAATAGTCCCGCATCATTGTGCACATCAGCTCGCAATCCGGTGATCAAGGTGAATTTATTCAAATTGTCGTAAGTATATTCAAAGAATGCGCCCGGCACTGATTCATTCCTTTTCATTTTGATCGCATCAAATTCTTCATCATACTTATCAAACAGGTAGCTGATGCCGGCTTTGTATTTATGCATTGTGTTCCCGATCTTGCCAAGAAAAATCAGGTTTGCATACAATGATTGCTCTGTACCATCATATACCCTGAGCCCATAATACGCATCCTGGTCATGATAGATACCAGAGAGTTGCAACCCTATGCTCCGCCATTTTTTGCCCGGAAAACCGTAACTGGTTTTAGCAAATAGTTCAACCCTGTTGGTGTTAACACCAAGACCATATGCATTGGTAGTCAGCTTATCTGTAACAGGATCGAAATCCATACTGCCGCCTGTTCTGTCATCATACAGGAACTTAACACCAAACATCGATTCGATTCGGTCACCGGATTCGTATTTCCAGCGATCCATGAGTGTGATCGTTCTGTTCGTGGGCAGATCCATGAAACCATCATTATTCTCATCCATCTTTCGTTGCATAATACCGGCATGAATCAAAAACATGTCCTGCCATTTCCCGGACAGTTTTTGTGCGGAAAATATATTAGCCTCGAAACGTTGTTCCGTATTGCCATAGATATTTACATAGAGACTTTCACTTTTTTCAGGCTTCTTAAGCT is part of the Chitinophagales bacterium genome and harbors:
- a CDS encoding methyltransferase domain-containing protein, which gives rise to MKKWEHRHSGPELMDGTALPDDDLFLNYKELHFINRWLGGYRITLKGLKVFVEKDKVLSVLDAGCGGGDMLKVVAMWGRKNKVKLQLTGIDLSAAAIRYAQQNCRDYPEISLLQGDIFTHLEQGNSYDVIMQTLLTHHFTDQQVAQLLRLMHDTVRIGFLINDLQRHVFAYYSIQWLTQLFSSSYLVKHDAPLSVLRGFQREEWYELLSEALVANASVSWEWAFRYLVVFKR
- a CDS encoding NAD(P)/FAD-dependent oxidoreductase gives rise to the protein MAETFDTIIMGGGLAGLSLSIQLAEAGRQVVVFERNKYPFHRVCGEYVAMESWQYLQRIGMPLSAMQLPVINKLQVSTLRGKVLTHTLDPGGFGISRYLLDATLAAIARSKGVNLMEQCKVEDCEWQGNGFSVMAGGKILFGKTAVGAFGKRSNLDKKLHRNMQPNTSLTDSNWVGVKYHISSDLPAEVIQLHNFDGGYCGLSKVEGSAYCLCYLTKAGNLKKFDGDIRKMEEHLLAKNPFLARIFSMRSAFLVKDPITISQVNFGRKLPVENNILMLGDAAGLVAPLCGNGMSMALHAASICFHLLEDYLSGKINRLELEKNYADSWKKLFSIRLKAGKVLQPLLVNSRLANPAVTMLKFLPGITGKIISLTHGKSF
- a CDS encoding cation transporter; the protein is MRNLKIVAPLFLLLLLPSLIMADDAKKKTEIIYIQTSAVCGECKERIESAVKDLKGIKQAELNLTDKKLMVEYAVGKTTPETIKQAVAKSGYDADEVKADPSAYQSLPMCCKKDEGKH
- a CDS encoding type III polyketide synthase, with protein sequence MKKKKSNGSLIVSIGTAVPDNRYRQQAIADFMIRFFGTDDESSRKLSVIYNRSGIEFRHSVLPDFFADGKKPRLFIDPQQNPVLTNRLQIYGEEAIRLAAKAATYCLQQLRVTDAKRLLPVTHLITVSCTGMSAPGLDLQLMQELSLPGTVHRTSVNFMGCYAAFHALKIADAICRSDEAAMVMIVMVELCSLHFQPEMDSQNMVVNSLFADGAAAMLITSGRKCRQLTVPALRLNSFYSRVIHEGAEMMTWKPAEMGFLMRLDSMVPQLIEEHSNHLMKEAMLSFGSKRSKVTHWAIHPGGRKILEAVQRGMQLSNHNLKESYAVLRSFGNMSSPSIAFVLKMIMQEKLQWKKKEKIFAAGFGPGLTIETAMLQPVIT
- a CDS encoding TonB-dependent receptor, whose product is MKRTYWIFLALLPFCSMSSQAQEVAGTVVEIDENGMQLPLQGVSVFLMGSGNGALTNEAGEFHLHKTDSTAQQLLISFAGFVTDTLNAEGAGIKVVLQKEHVIDGVVVSGINSDTYISSLKTAKTEVITSSELKSNACCNLSESFESNPTIDVSFADAVTGARQIQMLGLSGKYAQLLTDILPTVRGLGITYGLNYIPGPWIESINLNKGAGSVANGYESITGQIDVELKKPEKSESLYVNIYGNTEQRFEANIFSAQKLSGKWQDMFLIHAGIMQRKMDENNDGFMDLPTNRTITLMDRWKYESGDRIESMFGVKFLYDDRTGGSMDFDPVTDKLTTNAYGLGVNTNRVELFAKTSYGFPGKKWRSIGLQLSGIYHDQDAYYGLRVYDGTEQSLYANLIFLGKIGNTMHKYKAGISYLFDKYDEEFDAIKMKRNESVPGAFFEYTYDNLNKFTLITGLRADVHNDAGLFFTGRLHARYSIGPSSAVRASIGNGLRIANIFAENSAYMASAREWTITGELKPERAWNYGLNFTHNFFAGVHEGAFSIDLYRTDFTNQVIVDVDTDPSKVYFYNLTGASYSNSLQADVSYEWFHGFNTRLAYKFNNVEQTFGDELKIVPLVPRHRALLTITYKSRNKHWEVSSTTQWVGMQRLPDTQVNPAMYQAPAESPSYFRLLGQVTYLLKSWEFYLGGENLGNYVQEDRIIAADDPFGPYFDTSIVWGPITGRTIYAGIRFSLK
- the msrB gene encoding peptide-methionine (R)-S-oxide reductase MsrB yields the protein MKEKTPEEWKVILDPESYYVLREKGTERPFTGKYNKHNDAGTYICKGCGTELFSSATKYDSGCGWPSFFDALDNGMIHTNTDYSHGMIRKEITCANCGGHLGHVFDDGPNPTGTRYCVNSLSLDFKQEEKE